Proteins co-encoded in one Brassica rapa cultivar Chiifu-401-42 chromosome A02, CAAS_Brap_v3.01, whole genome shotgun sequence genomic window:
- the LOC103853842 gene encoding protein DA1-related 6-like: MGFVDGICNGCNSEIEDGLSINALGAIWHCQCLCCLHCHKPIAVDEISNSERKYHKLCYKEHCRPNCYVCRKKIPSSKKGIKYHKHPFWEDKYCPSHDDDGTAQCCSCERLQACGTEYIMLADNRRLCLECKESAVMDSYECKSLHFEIREFFKGLNMKVEKVFPLILVRKQALNKAEEEKTNGVVTRGICLSEEKMVTRVSRGRNKQLVGMAREESQRVVREPKVIAILILYGLPRLLTGYILAHEMMHAYLRLKGYRNLNTILEEGICQVLGHMWLESHRCSTNNATTSASSSSRITPSAAMSKIGDQSGFEKSLVEFCINQIETDESPVYGDGFRKVTEMMVSNHYNLKDTLKWIDIASKALLTGRENNSKSNI; the protein is encoded by the exons atgggctttgtggatgg CATATGCAATGGCTGCAACTCTGAGATTGAAGACGGACTATCTATCAATGCGCTTGGTGCTATTTGGCATTGTCAGTGTTTATGTTGCCTTCATTGCCACAAACCAATTGCTGTGGACGAG ATTTCAAACTCAGAGAGAAAGTATCACAAACTTTGTTACAAGGAGCACTGTCGACCAAATTGTTACGTGTGCAGAAAGAAA ATTCCTTCAAGTAAAAAAGGTATAAAGTACCATAAGCATCCCTTCTGGGAGGATAAATACTGTCCTTCTCATGATGATGATGGAACTGCCCAGTGTTGCAGCTGCGAAAGATTACAA gctTGTGGAACAGAGTATATAATGCTTGCTGACAATCGGAGGCTGTGCCTAGAATGTAAGGAAAGTGCGGTTATGGATAGCTATGAATGCAAATCTTTGCACTTTGAAATCCGTGAGTTCTTCAAAGGCTTGAACATGAAGGTTGAGAAAGTATTTCCTCTTATTTTGGTGAGGAAACAAGCGCTGAATAAAGCTGAGGAAGAGAAGACT AATGGGGTGGTAACTAGAGGTATTTGCCTGTCTGAAGAGAAGATGGTCACAAGG GTCTCAAGAGGGCGAAACAAGCAGCTAGTAGGCATGGCTAGAGAAGAATCTCAAAGGGTTGTTCGCGAGCCCAAAGTCATTGCAATTCTCATCCTATATGGACTTCCTAGGTTGCTAACTGGATATATACTGGCACACGAGATGATGCATGCTTATCTTAGACTCAAAG GTTATAGGAATCTTAACACGATTCTTGAAGAAGGAATATGCCAAGTGCTAGGACACATGTGGTTGGAGTCTCATAGATGTTCCACTAATAATGCTACAAcatcagcttcttcttcctcccgAATTACTCCATCTGCTGCCATGTCAAAGATAGGAGACCAATCTGGTTTCGAGAAGAGCCTAGTGGAATTTTGCATTAATCAAATAGAAACAGATGAATCACCGGTCTATGGTGACGGGTTCAGGAAAGTTACCGAGATGATGGTCTCGAATCATTACAACCTTAAGGATACCCTGAAATGGATTGATATTGCTTCCAAGGCTCTACTAACTGGTCGGGAAAATAACTCCAAGTCCAACATATAG